The following proteins are encoded in a genomic region of Bernardetia sp. MNP-M8:
- the hslU gene encoding ATP-dependent protease ATPase subunit HslU, with protein MIDNNIYYTPRQIVEELDKYIIGQHDAKRNVAIALRNRWRRMHVKSDMQREIMPNNILMIGSTGVGKTEIARRLAKVANAPFVKVEASKFTEVGYVGRDVESMVRDLVEQAVKLIQTEKRDAVKQKAEQAVEDIILDALIPPLKNRQPSTSTTPSTVGFSNDEMPTSDAELNERTRERFREKLRAGELEDRKIEITLESSNNPGVGVVGGAIDEVSMMNLQEMLSGMLPSRSKKRKVTIEEARKLLLEEEAFKLIDMDEVKIEAIKKAENSGIIFIDEIDKVASSGNKGGGADVSREGVQRDLLPIVEGSAVTTKHGIVNTDHILFIAAGAFHVSKPSDLIPELQGRFPIRVELNSLTKEDFHKILKDPKNALSKQYVALLDSEGVKLTYQEDALEEIADIAFHINSELENIGARRLHTVMSHLLNEILFDIPDTIPPNAHVVITKDMVQEKLKALIKNRDLSQYIL; from the coding sequence ATGATTGACAATAACATCTATTATACGCCCCGACAAATTGTTGAGGAGCTTGACAAATATATCATTGGACAACATGATGCCAAAAGAAATGTAGCCATTGCGCTGCGTAATCGTTGGAGACGTATGCATGTCAAATCAGATATGCAACGTGAAATTATGCCAAACAATATTTTGATGATTGGCTCAACAGGTGTTGGTAAAACAGAAATTGCACGTCGTTTAGCAAAAGTAGCAAATGCTCCTTTCGTAAAAGTAGAGGCTTCTAAATTTACAGAAGTGGGTTATGTAGGACGTGATGTAGAAAGTATGGTGCGTGACTTGGTAGAACAGGCTGTCAAATTGATACAAACTGAAAAACGTGATGCTGTCAAGCAAAAAGCAGAACAAGCCGTAGAAGATATTATTTTGGATGCGCTTATTCCACCTTTAAAAAACAGACAACCTTCTACTTCCACAACGCCTTCTACTGTTGGCTTTTCAAATGATGAAATGCCTACTTCAGATGCTGAACTTAACGAAAGAACAAGAGAGCGTTTTAGAGAAAAATTACGTGCTGGAGAATTAGAAGACAGAAAAATTGAAATTACTTTAGAGTCTAGCAATAACCCTGGTGTAGGTGTTGTTGGTGGTGCAATTGATGAGGTTTCGATGATGAACCTTCAAGAAATGTTAAGTGGAATGTTGCCTTCTCGCTCAAAAAAGAGAAAAGTTACCATAGAAGAAGCTCGTAAACTTCTTTTAGAAGAAGAAGCCTTCAAACTCATTGATATGGATGAAGTAAAAATAGAAGCCATCAAAAAAGCCGAAAACTCAGGAATCATTTTTATTGATGAAATTGATAAAGTAGCTTCTTCTGGAAACAAAGGAGGAGGAGCAGATGTAAGTCGTGAAGGTGTTCAACGTGATTTGTTGCCAATTGTAGAGGGAAGTGCTGTTACGACCAAACATGGAATTGTCAATACAGACCATATTTTATTTATTGCTGCTGGTGCATTTCATGTTTCGAAGCCATCTGATTTAATTCCAGAATTACAAGGACGCTTTCCAATTCGTGTAGAACTTAATTCTCTTACAAAAGAAGATTTCCATAAAATCTTGAAAGATCCAAAAAATGCACTTAGTAAACAATATGTTGCTCTTTTGGATTCTGAAGGTGTAAAACTAACCTATCAAGAAGATGCTTTAGAAGAAATTGCAGATATTGCTTTTCATATAAATTCAGAACTTGAAAATATTGGAGCAAGACGTTTGCATACAGTTATGAGTCATTTGCTCAATGAAATTTTATTTGACATTCCTGATACTATTCCTCCAAATGCTCATGTTGTCATTACCAAAGATATGGTACAAGAAAAGCTAAAAGCTCTTATTAAAAATAGAGATTTGAGCCAGTATATTCTGTAA
- a CDS encoding sodium-translocating pyrophosphatase, whose product MENIIYLVPLFGVLALIYTAIRSAWVSKQPAGDERMTTIARYIAEGAMSFLKAEYKVMAGFVVIACLGLFFLGMTNANSHPAIVGSFIIGAFFSALAGFIGMRIATKANVRTAEAAKTSLSKALDVSFAGGAVMGMGVAGLAILGVGSLFIAFYWYFVQRVGVGVNGLEMEMALEVLTGFSLGAESIALFARVGGGIYTKAADVGADLVGKVEAGIPEDDPRNPATIADNVGDNVGDVAGMGADLFGSYVATILAAMILGREIKVFDEFNGLSPILLPMMIAGLGAIFSMVGAAFVRVKEGGNVQTALNIGNWAAILLTLIASYFLVTWMLPQTMNFRGFAFSSMGVFWAIAIGLAVGAAMSYITEYFCSMGKGPVNSIIKQSATGGATNIIAGLAVGMHSTTLPTLVLAGGIVGAYAVAGFYGVAMAAAGMMATTGMQLAVDAFGPVADNAGGIAEMSHLAPEVRERTDILDAAGNTTAAVGKGFAIASAALTSLALFAAFVGISGISAIDLYKAPVLAGLLVGAMIPFVFSALAISAVGRAAMEMVKEVRRQFREIKGIMDGTGTPDYDRCVQISTKAAIREMMLPGAIAIIVPIVIGFGFKGVFANVSSAEILGGLLAGVTSSGVLMAMFQSNAGGAWDNAKKSFEKGVEIDGKMYYKGSEPHKAAVTGDTVGDPFKDTSGPSMNILIKLMSIVSLIIAPHISVNEGNHSELEIPVPKIIQVENSQKKSDLAFNSNTSKIIISDFKK is encoded by the coding sequence ATGGAAAATATCATTTATCTAGTACCTCTTTTTGGGGTTCTTGCGCTTATTTATACAGCCATTCGTTCGGCTTGGGTCAGCAAACAGCCTGCTGGCGACGAAAGAATGACCACAATTGCTCGCTACATTGCCGAAGGTGCAATGTCATTCTTAAAGGCTGAGTACAAAGTTATGGCTGGTTTTGTAGTCATTGCTTGTTTGGGTTTGTTTTTCTTAGGAATGACAAATGCTAATTCACATCCTGCTATTGTAGGTTCATTTATTATTGGTGCTTTTTTTTCTGCATTAGCTGGTTTTATCGGAATGCGTATCGCTACAAAAGCGAATGTAAGAACAGCAGAAGCTGCAAAAACAAGTCTTTCTAAAGCCTTAGATGTTTCTTTTGCAGGTGGTGCAGTTATGGGAATGGGCGTTGCTGGTTTGGCTATTTTGGGAGTAGGCTCTCTTTTTATTGCTTTTTACTGGTATTTTGTGCAGCGTGTAGGCGTAGGAGTAAATGGCTTAGAAATGGAAATGGCTCTTGAAGTCTTGACAGGATTTTCTTTAGGAGCTGAAAGTATTGCTCTTTTTGCTCGTGTAGGAGGAGGAATTTATACAAAAGCTGCCGATGTAGGAGCTGATCTTGTAGGAAAAGTAGAAGCAGGAATTCCTGAAGATGACCCTCGTAACCCTGCCACAATTGCTGATAACGTAGGTGATAATGTAGGAGATGTAGCAGGAATGGGTGCAGACCTTTTTGGTTCGTATGTAGCTACTATTTTGGCTGCCATGATTTTGGGTAGAGAAATTAAAGTTTTTGATGAGTTCAATGGACTTTCTCCAATTCTTTTACCTATGATGATAGCAGGCTTGGGAGCAATTTTTTCTATGGTTGGTGCTGCATTTGTTCGTGTAAAAGAAGGTGGAAATGTACAAACAGCTCTAAATATTGGAAACTGGGCTGCAATTCTGCTTACTCTGATTGCTTCTTATTTCTTGGTAACTTGGATGCTTCCTCAAACGATGAATTTTAGAGGTTTTGCATTCTCTTCAATGGGCGTTTTTTGGGCAATTGCAATTGGTCTTGCCGTAGGAGCAGCCATGTCTTATATTACAGAATATTTTTGTTCAATGGGAAAAGGTCCTGTAAACTCTATTATTAAACAATCTGCAACAGGGGGAGCAACAAATATTATTGCAGGTTTGGCTGTCGGAATGCACTCTACAACACTTCCAACATTAGTTTTGGCTGGTGGAATTGTAGGAGCTTATGCAGTAGCTGGGTTTTATGGTGTTGCTATGGCAGCAGCAGGAATGATGGCAACAACAGGAATGCAGCTTGCCGTTGATGCATTTGGTCCTGTGGCTGATAATGCGGGTGGAATTGCAGAAATGAGTCATTTAGCTCCCGAAGTGCGTGAGCGTACAGATATTTTAGATGCAGCAGGAAACACTACGGCTGCCGTAGGAAAAGGATTTGCTATTGCTTCAGCCGCCCTTACTTCACTTGCTCTTTTTGCTGCCTTTGTTGGTATTTCTGGAATTAGTGCGATTGACCTCTATAAAGCTCCTGTTTTGGCTGGACTTTTAGTAGGAGCGATGATTCCTTTTGTGTTTTCGGCGTTGGCAATTTCTGCCGTAGGTCGTGCAGCTATGGAAATGGTTAAGGAGGTTCGTCGTCAATTTAGAGAAATTAAAGGAATTATGGACGGAACAGGAACACCTGATTACGACCGTTGTGTTCAGATTTCTACAAAGGCTGCCATTCGTGAAATGATGTTACCAGGGGCGATTGCGATTATTGTTCCTATTGTTATCGGTTTCGGATTTAAAGGCGTTTTTGCAAATGTGAGTTCTGCCGAAATTTTAGGTGGACTTTTAGCAGGTGTTACTTCGTCAGGAGTTTTAATGGCAATGTTTCAGTCAAATGCTGGTGGAGCTTGGGATAATGCTAAAAAATCTTTTGAAAAAGGAGTTGAAATTGATGGTAAAATGTATTACAAAGGTTCTGAACCTCACAAAGCTGCCGTTACAGGTGATACAGTAGGTGATCCTTTCAAAGATACTTCTGGTCCTTCAATGAATATTTTGATTAAACTTATGTCTATTGTTTCTTTGATTATTGCTCCTCACATTAGCGTAAATGAAGGAAATCATTCAGAATTAGAAATTCCTGTTCCAAAAATTATTCAAGTAGAGAATAGTCAAAAGAAATCTGATTTAGCTTTTAATTCTAATACTAGTAAAATTATTATTTCTGATTTTAAGAAATAG
- the floA gene encoding flotillin-like protein FloA (flotillin-like protein involved in membrane lipid rafts): protein MSTEQIILFSILGIIVLGLAYVIRTYIPVNLWITAIFSGVRLGLLELVAMRIRNVRPRKIVLPLINASKAGLKEITASDLETHFLAGGSVEEVVKALIAADKANIDLSFKQAAAIDLAGRDVSEAVQISVNPKVITTNAVTSVAQDGIQLITKARVTLRANIAQLVGGAGEETILARVGEGIVTAVGSSHSHKDVLENPDRISKLVLEKGLDAGTAFEILSIDIADIDVGENIGAKLQIEQANADLRVAEAKAEERRAMAIAVEQEMKAKAQASRAKVIEAEAEVPKALSEALRNGNFGIMDYQRLRNMQADTLMRESIANPEEQPQKRRNDDDSYNPPRI, encoded by the coding sequence ATGTCGACAGAACAGATTATTCTATTTAGTATTCTCGGTATAATCGTATTAGGACTTGCCTATGTTATCCGAACCTACATTCCCGTTAATTTATGGATTACAGCTATTTTCTCAGGAGTTCGTTTGGGTTTATTAGAGCTAGTAGCGATGCGAATCAGAAATGTTCGTCCACGTAAAATTGTTTTGCCTCTTATTAATGCTAGTAAAGCAGGATTAAAAGAAATTACAGCCTCTGACCTAGAAACCCACTTTTTGGCTGGTGGTAGCGTTGAAGAAGTTGTAAAAGCATTGATTGCAGCCGATAAAGCAAATATTGATTTGAGTTTTAAACAAGCTGCTGCAATTGATTTGGCAGGTAGAGATGTTTCAGAAGCTGTTCAAATCTCTGTTAATCCAAAAGTAATTACCACTAATGCAGTTACTTCGGTAGCACAAGATGGTATTCAACTGATCACAAAAGCTCGTGTTACACTTCGTGCAAATATTGCTCAACTTGTTGGTGGTGCAGGTGAAGAAACTATTTTGGCTCGTGTTGGTGAGGGTATTGTAACAGCAGTAGGTTCTTCTCACTCTCATAAAGATGTTTTAGAAAATCCTGATAGAATATCAAAATTGGTTTTAGAAAAAGGATTGGATGCAGGAACAGCATTTGAAATTTTGTCTATTGATATTGCAGATATTGACGTAGGAGAAAATATTGGTGCAAAACTTCAAATCGAACAAGCGAACGCAGACCTTAGAGTTGCCGAAGCAAAAGCCGAAGAAAGAAGAGCAATGGCGATTGCAGTAGAGCAAGAAATGAAAGCAAAAGCACAAGCATCAAGAGCAAAAGTAATTGAAGCAGAAGCAGAAGTTCCGAAAGCACTTTCAGAAGCCTTACGAAATGGTAACTTTGGAATTATGGATTATCAAAGACTTCGAAATATGCAAGCCGATACACTTATGCGAGAGTCAATAGCCAATCCAGAAGAGCAACCTCAAAAGCGTAGAAATGATGATGATAGTTACAATCCTCCAAGAATCTAA
- a CDS encoding two-component regulator propeller domain-containing protein, translated as MINRVYYINFFTAIILYCCLSVVSYAQPQLNTTAQQGLLPDKSLTQYILTNWTTAEGLPSNTTNYIIQDDIGFIWVTGYDGLVKFDGANFQTYTNSTNPEFNTNSFTAIEVESNESGKESEIWIGSEGNGLVHYKNRQIESLFDTLSVRIEAIFIEKSRNNKPKRIWLGTRGKGIFFVENEKLIKWEGITDVTGVVTDYKNTTVKKIEGDQQGNIYFAITGVGLVHFDGKKVKEFTQKEGLPTNNVTEILYEENYKNPKLYIGTTEGIAIIENNQVETLEIASQDYINSMYIDNFSSLWIGTNNGLIRVTQDEKIERLNEENGLPHNIVRKVIQDKEKNIWLTCYKGGIVQLKQGKFTNYTTEDGFTNNSINVLEVFDENTILVGADFPQLNLIHKGNAMAFKYPIKNLKARIKAIQKAHDGSVWIGSDNGVVQLQKFDPLAKIPYTKEVFYNEKNGLSSNIIRTIFEDTNHNIWIGTRTGGITIISPSGEISYHNTETGFPSNFIMSINQDKDGIIWVGTNNAGIIKLKEKKQIEHLLTEQGLVSELIFSTYIDEENTVWATSTQGISKIKNGKFTNFTAKNGLPFSSVFDILEDKSGNFWCTTSQGVFVIAKKDFEKITTGEIDKLPFELFNKSDGMKENQCSGAAFSLKTSDEHFWFPTVGGVASIDPSSIPMNQTPPNIVINKMTVDGKSIVNNKELIILPAGTQRIIFDYSGLSFVRPSDVKFRYKMEGVDKDWILAEEERKATYTSLPPKKYTFKVEAYNEEGLKSEEVASLRFEIKPLLYQTITFKIAIFVLFILILYFVYRWRVQRIEIRNQKLEKTVEQRTAEINQQKEEIQVQHERLESSYKNIDLVSKIGQQVTAELDIEIIIQTIYTQVTNLMPTDGFGIGIYNEFNNTLDFKYYIEKGELQPSSSDSLEDNTLLSVKSFNEKEEIWINDMESKYKHYKEIKEIRQDDLTSSLIYVPLFLNSKPAGVLTVQSFEKNAYTPESVSVLRALASYITIALSNAKSFSTIQKKNQEITDSIRYAQTIQHAVLPAKEKLDEILGANFLIYMPKDVVSGDFYWLSHTPRGIYLVVSDCTGHGVPGAFMAMIGISVFNELINLQKIEEPVDILEKLDQEIQIALQQQQAKNSDGMDLVLCRIENLQNDGKTKVTFAGAKNSLFYTKTDKIKRLKGSRRSIGGRRNKSNKRPFTQTSLELEKGEILYLTTDGYIDQNAPNEQRIGTQAFMERLESLQHLPLSEQKEVLLETLKDFQKNAPQRDDIAIIGVKI; from the coding sequence ATGATAAATAGAGTATATTATATTAATTTTTTTACAGCTATTATATTGTACTGCTGTCTGTCTGTAGTTTCTTATGCACAGCCACAGCTCAATACGACTGCCCAACAAGGACTTTTGCCTGATAAAAGTCTTACTCAATATATTCTTACCAACTGGACAACAGCCGAAGGATTGCCTTCAAATACAACAAATTACATTATTCAAGATGATATAGGTTTTATTTGGGTAACAGGATATGATGGACTAGTCAAGTTTGATGGCGCAAACTTTCAGACTTATACTAACTCTACTAATCCTGAATTTAATACCAATAGTTTTACAGCAATAGAAGTAGAATCAAATGAAAGTGGCAAAGAATCAGAAATTTGGATAGGCTCAGAAGGAAATGGACTTGTACACTATAAAAACCGTCAAATTGAATCTTTATTTGATACTTTATCCGTACGTATAGAAGCTATTTTTATAGAGAAAAGTAGAAATAATAAACCCAAACGAATTTGGTTAGGAACAAGAGGGAAAGGAATTTTTTTTGTAGAAAATGAAAAGTTAATAAAATGGGAAGGAATAACAGATGTAACAGGAGTTGTAACAGACTATAAGAATACTACTGTCAAAAAAATTGAAGGTGATCAACAAGGAAATATCTATTTTGCCATTACTGGAGTAGGGTTAGTTCATTTTGATGGTAAAAAAGTAAAAGAATTTACTCAAAAAGAGGGTTTACCTACCAATAATGTCACTGAAATTTTATACGAAGAAAATTATAAAAATCCGAAATTGTATATCGGAACGACCGAAGGAATTGCTATTATAGAAAATAACCAAGTCGAAACACTAGAAATTGCTTCTCAAGATTATATCAATTCTATGTATATAGATAATTTTAGTAGCCTTTGGATAGGAACGAATAATGGATTAATTAGAGTTACCCAAGATGAAAAAATAGAGAGATTGAATGAAGAAAATGGATTGCCTCATAATATTGTACGCAAAGTTATTCAGGATAAAGAAAAAAATATTTGGCTTACTTGTTACAAAGGAGGAATTGTTCAACTTAAACAAGGAAAGTTTACAAACTATACCACAGAGGATGGATTTACGAATAACTCTATAAATGTATTAGAAGTTTTTGACGAAAATACTATTCTAGTAGGAGCAGACTTTCCACAACTCAATCTTATTCATAAAGGCAATGCTATGGCTTTTAAGTATCCTATCAAAAACCTAAAAGCTCGTATAAAGGCAATTCAAAAGGCGCATGATGGTTCTGTTTGGATAGGTTCTGATAACGGAGTTGTGCAACTTCAAAAATTTGATCCATTAGCCAAAATACCCTATACAAAAGAAGTATTTTACAATGAAAAAAATGGACTTTCAAGTAATATTATCAGAACTATTTTTGAAGATACAAATCATAATATATGGATAGGAACACGAACAGGAGGTATTACGATAATTTCTCCATCAGGTGAAATTTCTTATCACAATACAGAAACAGGTTTTCCTTCCAATTTTATAATGTCCATCAACCAAGATAAAGACGGAATTATTTGGGTAGGAACAAATAATGCAGGTATCATAAAATTAAAAGAAAAAAAGCAAATAGAGCATCTTCTAACCGAACAAGGATTAGTGAGTGAACTTATCTTTAGCACCTATATTGATGAAGAAAATACTGTTTGGGCAACATCTACACAAGGTATTAGTAAAATAAAAAACGGTAAGTTTACAAATTTTACTGCCAAAAATGGACTTCCTTTTTCAAGTGTTTTTGATATCTTAGAAGATAAATCTGGTAACTTTTGGTGTACAACAAGTCAAGGGGTTTTCGTAATTGCCAAAAAAGACTTTGAAAAAATTACTACAGGAGAAATTGATAAACTTCCATTCGAACTTTTTAATAAAAGTGATGGAATGAAAGAAAATCAATGCTCGGGAGCTGCATTTTCATTAAAAACTTCAGATGAACATTTTTGGTTTCCTACAGTGGGTGGGGTTGCTTCTATTGACCCAAGTTCTATTCCGATGAATCAAACACCTCCTAATATAGTTATCAATAAAATGACGGTAGATGGAAAATCTATAGTCAATAACAAAGAACTTATCATACTTCCAGCAGGTACACAACGTATTATTTTTGACTATTCAGGACTTAGTTTTGTACGTCCTTCTGATGTAAAATTTAGATATAAAATGGAAGGTGTAGATAAAGATTGGATTTTAGCAGAAGAAGAAAGAAAAGCTACTTATACAAGTCTTCCTCCTAAAAAATATACTTTTAAAGTAGAAGCATATAATGAAGAGGGACTAAAAAGTGAGGAAGTAGCTTCTCTTAGATTCGAAATAAAACCTCTGTTATATCAAACTATAACCTTTAAAATAGCTATATTTGTTCTGTTCATTCTTATTTTATATTTTGTTTATAGATGGAGAGTACAACGAATAGAAATAAGAAATCAAAAACTAGAAAAAACTGTAGAACAACGAACGGCTGAAATCAACCAACAAAAAGAGGAAATACAAGTCCAACACGAAAGGTTAGAAAGCTCATATAAGAATATTGATTTAGTAAGTAAAATAGGACAACAAGTTACAGCAGAACTAGACATCGAAATCATAATACAAACTATTTATACACAAGTAACTAACCTAATGCCTACTGATGGTTTTGGAATTGGTATTTATAATGAATTCAATAATACATTAGACTTTAAATATTATATAGAAAAAGGAGAGTTACAACCTAGCTCGTCAGATTCTTTGGAAGATAATACACTTTTGTCTGTAAAATCTTTTAATGAAAAAGAAGAGATTTGGATAAATGACATGGAGAGTAAGTACAAGCATTATAAAGAAATCAAAGAAATTAGACAAGACGATTTGACGAGTTCTTTAATCTATGTTCCTTTATTTCTTAATAGCAAACCAGCAGGAGTTCTTACTGTACAAAGTTTTGAGAAAAACGCATACACTCCAGAATCTGTTTCTGTTTTGAGAGCTTTAGCATCTTATATTACTATTGCACTTTCGAACGCAAAATCTTTTTCTACTATCCAAAAAAAGAATCAAGAAATTACTGACAGCATTCGTTATGCTCAAACAATCCAACACGCAGTTTTACCTGCAAAAGAAAAATTAGACGAAATTTTGGGTGCAAATTTTCTTATTTATATGCCAAAAGATGTAGTAAGTGGTGATTTTTACTGGCTAAGTCATACACCTAGAGGTATCTATTTAGTTGTCTCAGATTGTACAGGACATGGCGTTCCAGGGGCATTTATGGCAATGATAGGCATTTCAGTTTTTAATGAACTCATCAATCTTCAAAAGATAGAAGAACCTGTCGATATTTTAGAGAAATTAGACCAAGAAATACAAATTGCTCTACAACAACAACAAGCAAAAAATAGCGATGGAATGGATTTAGTGCTTTGTAGAATAGAGAATCTGCAAAATGATGGAAAAACAAAAGTTACTTTTGCAGGCGCAAAAAATAGTTTATTTTATACCAAGACCGATAAAATAAAAAGACTAAAAGGAAGCAGACGTTCTATTGGAGGACGAAGAAACAAAAGCAATAAAAGACCTTTCACTCAAACTTCCTTAGAATTAGAAAAAGGAGAAATATTATATTTAACAACAGATGGATATATCGATCAAAATGCTCCCAATGAACAACGCATAGGTACTCAAGCATTTATGGAAAGATTAGAGAGTCTACAACATTTACCTCTATCAGAACAGAAAGAAGTATTACTAGAAACCTTAAAAGATTTTCAAAAAAATGCACCTCAGAGAGATGATATAGCTATTATAGGAGTGAAAATATAA
- the eno gene encoding phosphopyruvate hydratase has protein sequence MAQIQHIHARQILDSRGNPTIEVDLHTSKGNMGRAAVPSGASTGKHEAVELRDNDETAYLGKGVLQAVKHVNEIIAPELIGFSVFDQNIVDKLMLEIDGTPNKSKLGANAMLGISLALSKAAAKEANLPLYRYIGGVNANTLPLPMMNILNGGSHADNAIDFQEFMIMPVGARRFSDSLRMGTEIFHHLKTVLKKKGLSTNVGDEGGFAPNLRSNVEAIEVVLQAIEAAGYQAGKDVFIALDAASSEFYDAKEKVYHFHKSTGDKLTSDQMAEYWADWCKQYPILSIEDGMDEDDWSGWQKLTQLVGDRVQLVGDDLFVTNVKRVQEGIEKQVANSVLIKVNQIGTLTETIDTVNLAHRNEYKTVMSHRSGETEDNTIADLAVALNTGQIKTGSASRSDRMAKYNQLLRIEEELGEAAYFPGLDF, from the coding sequence ATGGCTCAAATTCAGCATATTCACGCACGTCAGATTTTAGATTCAAGAGGAAATCCAACTATTGAAGTAGATTTGCACACTTCAAAAGGAAATATGGGGCGTGCTGCCGTTCCTTCTGGTGCATCGACAGGAAAACACGAAGCTGTCGAACTTAGAGATAATGATGAAACAGCTTATTTAGGAAAAGGAGTTTTACAAGCTGTAAAACACGTAAATGAAATTATTGCGCCTGAGCTTATTGGTTTTTCAGTTTTTGACCAAAATATTGTTGATAAACTGATGCTTGAGATTGATGGAACACCCAATAAATCAAAATTAGGTGCAAATGCTATGCTTGGTATTTCGCTTGCTCTTTCAAAAGCTGCAGCAAAAGAAGCAAATCTTCCTTTGTATCGTTACATTGGTGGTGTAAATGCAAACACACTTCCTTTGCCAATGATGAATATTTTGAATGGAGGTTCGCACGCTGACAATGCTATTGATTTTCAAGAGTTTATGATTATGCCTGTTGGCGCAAGGCGTTTTTCAGATTCATTGAGAATGGGAACAGAAATTTTTCATCACTTAAAAACAGTCTTGAAGAAAAAAGGACTTTCTACAAATGTAGGTGATGAAGGAGGATTTGCTCCAAATCTTCGCTCAAATGTAGAAGCGATTGAAGTTGTTTTACAAGCCATTGAAGCAGCAGGTTACCAAGCTGGTAAAGATGTATTTATTGCTCTTGATGCTGCAAGTTCAGAATTTTATGATGCAAAAGAAAAAGTATATCATTTTCATAAGTCAACTGGCGACAAACTTACTTCTGACCAAATGGCTGAATATTGGGCAGATTGGTGCAAGCAATATCCTATCTTGTCAATTGAAGATGGAATGGATGAAGATGATTGGAGTGGATGGCAAAAACTAACTCAACTTGTTGGCGATAGAGTTCAATTAGTTGGAGATGATCTTTTTGTAACGAATGTAAAACGAGTACAAGAAGGAATTGAAAAGCAAGTAGCTAATTCGGTGTTGATAAAAGTAAATCAAATTGGAACACTAACAGAAACAATTGATACTGTAAATCTTGCACATAGAAACGAATATAAAACCGTTATGTCGCATAGAAGTGGAGAAACAGAAGACAACACAATTGCAGACTTGGCAGTTGCACTCAATACAGGACAAATCAAAACAGGTTCGGCTTCTCGTTCTGATCGTATGGCAAAATACAATCAACTTCTCAGAATAGAGGAAGAATTAGGCGAAGCAGCTTATTTCCCAGGTTTGGATTTTTAA
- a CDS encoding acyl transferase: MHENFIKKYKESIFSIPKNDFEAFENKALELFYFQSEYNPVYKQYIEKLNINPSEINSIYKIPFLPIRFFKSHTVQIEGVKTNQIFTSSGITDLTQRSKHAISDLHFYEKSSQFIFEELYKEYGQLSDFQIFALLPSYLERDGSSLIYMVDYFLKNAQPNSNYFLYDYEKLKNELEKATITNPTKPILLLGVTFALLDFADFLKEKYPNYCLPKTKRFESLEPTLTKKNEIIVMETGGMKGRKKEMVREEVHHILKTAFGVSAIDSEYGMTELLSQGYAIKNLEKNNLDDNEIWFQTPSYLKIIIRDTNDPFELKNIENESEIQSGAINVIDLANVESCAFIETQDLGKINAKGEFQVLGRFDYSDVRGCNLLIL, translated from the coding sequence ATGCATGAAAATTTTATAAAAAAGTATAAAGAGAGTATTTTCTCTATTCCAAAAAACGATTTTGAAGCATTTGAAAATAAAGCTTTGGAGTTATTTTATTTTCAATCAGAATACAATCCTGTTTATAAGCAGTATATAGAAAAATTGAATATTAATCCGTCAGAAATAAATTCTATTTATAAAATTCCATTTCTGCCAATTCGTTTTTTTAAGTCACATACTGTACAGATAGAAGGTGTAAAGACAAATCAAATTTTCACAAGTAGTGGAATAACAGATTTGACACAGAGAAGTAAACATGCCATTTCGGATTTGCATTTTTATGAAAAATCAAGCCAATTTATTTTTGAAGAATTGTATAAAGAATACGGACAATTAAGTGATTTTCAGATTTTTGCGCTGCTGCCGTCTTACTTAGAACGTGATGGTTCTTCGCTAATTTATATGGTAGATTATTTTTTGAAAAATGCACAACCCAATTCAAATTATTTCCTGTATGATTATGAAAAATTGAAGAATGAATTAGAAAAAGCAACTATAACAAATCCTACAAAACCAATTCTTTTGCTAGGTGTAACATTTGCACTTTTAGATTTTGCTGATTTTTTGAAAGAAAAATATCCTAACTATTGCTTACCTAAAACTAAACGATTTGAAAGTTTAGAACCAACTCTCACTAAAAAGAATGAAATAATTGTGATGGAAACAGGAGGAATGAAAGGACGAAAAAAAGAAATGGTAAGAGAAGAGGTTCATCACATTTTAAAGACTGCTTTTGGTGTTTCTGCAATTGATTCAGAATACGGAATGACAGAGCTTTTATCTCAAGGATATGCAATTAAAAATCTAGAAAAAAATAATTTAGATGATAATGAAATTTGGTTTCAAACTCCTTCTTACCTCAAAATTATTATTCGTGATACAAATGACCCTTTTGAATTGAAAAATATAGAAAATGAATCTGAAATTCAAAGTGGAGCAATCAATGTCATAGATTTGGCTAATGTAGAAAGTTGTGCTTTTATAGAAACACAGGATTTAGGTAAAATAAATGCCAAAGGAGAGTTTCAAGTTTTGGGACGTTTTGATTATTCTGATGTGAGAGGATGTAATTTGTTGATTCTCTAA